In one window of Chryseobacterium phocaeense DNA:
- a CDS encoding CIS tube protein: MIQAALGIIDKMRIEVFPTKDYAEPPNETIFVQLNPEKYTMKNNVVFCEGQAMGTTGSDLKFNKIEGEEVTFDFLFDSSGIIPQGKTVKGKGTDSLTGTLSAIGESLKPAYVDPFGEVESVEKQVEGFKDSLMKYDGKSHQTPYLKLLWGGYSLSCRLKSMDIEYYLFRKDGRPVRAKVKCLFKGTVKYELMVAEQKKSSPDLTHERTIQMNDKLPLLAESIYENDDFYIDVAKSNKLLSFRNINTGQKIKFPPVK; this comes from the coding sequence ATGATACAGGCAGCTCTAGGCATTATAGATAAAATGCGGATCGAGGTTTTTCCTACGAAAGATTATGCGGAACCTCCTAATGAAACCATTTTTGTCCAGTTAAATCCCGAAAAGTACACCATGAAAAATAATGTGGTGTTTTGCGAAGGCCAGGCCATGGGAACTACGGGAAGTGATCTGAAATTCAATAAAATTGAAGGGGAAGAAGTAACATTTGATTTTTTGTTTGACAGTTCGGGCATTATTCCCCAGGGAAAAACAGTAAAAGGAAAAGGAACGGATTCTCTTACAGGGACATTAAGCGCAATCGGTGAATCATTGAAGCCGGCGTATGTAGATCCTTTCGGGGAAGTTGAATCGGTGGAAAAGCAGGTGGAAGGATTCAAGGATTCTTTAATGAAATATGACGGGAAAAGTCACCAGACTCCTTATTTAAAATTACTTTGGGGCGGGTACAGTTTAAGCTGCCGGCTGAAAAGTATGGATATTGAATATTATCTTTTCAGAAAAGACGGAAGACCGGTTCGTGCCAAGGTGAAATGCCTGTTCAAAGGAACCGTAAAGTATGAGCTGATGGTGGCTGAACAGAAAAAAAGTTCACCGGATCTTACCCATGAAAGAACCATTCAGATGAATGATAAACTGCCGCTGCTGGCAGAATCTATCTACGAAAACGATGATTTTTATATTGATGTGGCGAAGAGCAATAAACTGCTCAGTTTCAGAAATATAAATACAGGACAAAAAATAAAATTTCCACCCGTTAAATAA
- a CDS encoding baseplate J/gp47 family protein, producing the protein MENCNTILSIHSGMGATQNDRYKAALQTDFFLLDERNEQDFILFVQKLSRYVMYYDGLNIEDGNWAGFFEKESTSILILIADWNIELLQNSFESKKNEILLNTDLNTQQQILKDYFKSIESEYNTLLGKARNLDGDISEKQNLTVTAYSINENFNQVFDQISNATDMEALFKSYVFVKASQQLFGMLLSWKNFSKNAIDYQLNKYSKHTPHYALFLSFLKLLNIAKEKLNEFTKKHLDFYYKDILHVENQTARPDYAHLVVTPYDASPFLIPKNTVFPAGKNTAGQKKYFASTADQTINGIQLHSLYSQYRKDDQYFKTENLIPFNAHDKGFNAFSTTAIESKEGIMIASPLLYLQSGERTIKLRLNGTGFKASDFSFFITGEKKVIELSEGKDEGNYIVLTIPATEKKIIPFNKEIHPDFLIKTEFPVLKIVPDSRTIIPSIDKIEIIVSVAGFKSFVLSSDLGTIDTEKPFYPFSEFPKTGNGITLESNEFFMKKNAVAFLSLVPDGQSDNYFDLSTKKFFLNKGKYTNFAAPDGGEAQYYNAQNTNTADNSIALTNHYPLKEFNFEDISDNGIISNGKFRIELNHTDFDNETFMKKYIEASKASGNLPYKPKIKEFIFNYSVSEVINLNTRTNENNPIELYQVLPYGFLPIEKGTFYFSELNVLEGDVYLGFENVSPKDGLTFLLQLEEGTANPLLESAKISWEYLDQNKWISFEPNAIGDETYSLTQSGLVNVSIPEFNASSNTMFPADLFWIKISVSNIQAVCQFIGIHAQALKAVLTDYEETVNEFSEITPAKTINSIYDNIVNVKKIEQPYASFGGRLAEKDTVLYQRISERLRHKNRAITSWDYERIVLEEFPEIFRIKVLNHYRYDKQISNTSAGFVTLIPIAKTSNTENINWKPMLSLNKMTLIKKHLAKMTSPHVRINVKPPKLEKVEVQFKIKFRHAEGMDTRLYISELTHTINRYLSPWAYDDHSEINFANDIEFSAVIQLIDNQYYVDYITDFKITQYVLDENGNTTGSPVQNLSKITPQTDFTLFVPSESYPIQEI; encoded by the coding sequence ATGGAAAACTGCAACACCATATTGTCCATACACAGCGGAATGGGAGCTACCCAGAACGACAGGTATAAAGCTGCTCTGCAAACAGATTTTTTTCTGTTGGATGAAAGAAATGAGCAGGATTTCATTCTTTTCGTACAAAAGCTGTCACGATACGTAATGTATTATGACGGATTGAATATTGAAGATGGAAACTGGGCCGGTTTTTTTGAAAAAGAATCCACTTCCATACTTATCTTAATTGCCGACTGGAATATCGAATTATTACAAAATTCTTTTGAAAGCAAGAAAAATGAAATCTTATTAAACACAGATCTCAATACTCAACAACAGATTTTAAAAGATTACTTCAAAAGCATTGAGAGCGAATATAATACACTGCTGGGAAAAGCCCGGAATTTAGACGGCGATATTTCTGAAAAACAAAACCTTACCGTTACCGCTTATTCTATTAACGAAAATTTTAATCAGGTTTTCGACCAGATTAGCAATGCAACAGATATGGAAGCCTTATTTAAAAGCTATGTTTTTGTCAAAGCTTCACAGCAGCTTTTCGGAATGCTTTTATCATGGAAGAATTTTTCAAAAAATGCGATTGACTATCAGTTAAATAAGTATTCAAAACATACACCTCATTATGCGCTTTTCCTTTCTTTTTTAAAGTTATTAAACATTGCAAAGGAGAAACTTAATGAATTCACCAAAAAGCATCTGGATTTTTATTATAAGGATATACTGCATGTAGAAAATCAGACTGCAAGGCCGGATTACGCCCATTTAGTTGTTACACCTTATGATGCATCCCCTTTTTTAATTCCGAAAAACACCGTTTTTCCTGCCGGTAAAAATACAGCCGGACAAAAAAAATACTTTGCTTCTACCGCTGATCAGACCATTAATGGAATTCAGCTGCATTCATTGTACAGCCAGTACAGGAAAGATGATCAGTATTTTAAAACCGAAAATTTGATTCCTTTCAATGCTCACGATAAAGGTTTTAATGCATTTTCAACAACCGCCATCGAATCTAAGGAAGGAATAATGATCGCAAGCCCGTTATTATACCTGCAAAGTGGGGAAAGAACGATAAAGCTTAGACTTAATGGTACTGGTTTTAAAGCAAGTGATTTCAGCTTTTTTATCACAGGAGAAAAAAAAGTAATAGAACTTTCAGAGGGAAAAGATGAGGGAAACTACATTGTTCTCACCATTCCTGCCACTGAAAAAAAGATTATCCCTTTTAATAAAGAAATTCATCCTGATTTTTTAATAAAAACAGAGTTTCCGGTCCTGAAAATTGTTCCGGACAGCAGAACTATTATTCCATCCATAGACAAAATTGAAATTATTGTTTCCGTAGCCGGATTCAAATCATTTGTTTTAAGCTCTGATCTCGGGACAATAGATACGGAAAAGCCGTTTTATCCTTTCAGTGAATTTCCTAAAACAGGAAACGGCATCACGCTGGAATCCAATGAGTTTTTCATGAAAAAAAATGCTGTTGCTTTCCTAAGTCTCGTTCCCGATGGGCAATCTGACAATTATTTTGATCTCAGCACCAAAAAATTCTTCCTGAATAAAGGAAAATATACAAATTTTGCAGCTCCTGATGGGGGAGAAGCCCAATACTACAACGCTCAGAATACAAATACTGCAGATAATAGTATTGCTTTAACGAATCATTATCCTTTGAAGGAATTCAATTTTGAGGATATTTCAGACAACGGAATTATTTCAAACGGAAAATTCAGAATTGAACTGAATCATACAGATTTCGATAATGAAACCTTTATGAAAAAGTACATCGAAGCAAGTAAAGCCAGTGGAAATTTACCGTACAAACCAAAAATCAAAGAATTTATTTTCAATTATTCTGTATCAGAAGTTATTAACCTGAATACAAGAACCAATGAAAACAATCCAATAGAACTTTATCAGGTTTTACCGTATGGTTTCCTGCCGATTGAAAAGGGAACATTTTATTTTTCAGAGTTAAATGTCCTGGAAGGAGACGTTTATCTTGGGTTTGAGAATGTTTCACCAAAAGACGGGCTTACCTTTTTGCTTCAGCTGGAAGAAGGAACCGCCAATCCCTTACTGGAATCTGCGAAAATTTCATGGGAATATCTGGATCAAAATAAATGGATCTCATTTGAGCCCAATGCCATTGGTGATGAAACCTATTCGCTCACACAGTCAGGGCTTGTTAATGTTTCAATACCGGAGTTCAACGCTTCTTCCAATACCATGTTTCCGGCAGATTTATTCTGGATAAAAATATCGGTTTCTAATATCCAGGCGGTTTGCCAGTTCATAGGAATTCATGCACAGGCACTGAAGGCTGTATTAACAGATTATGAAGAAACAGTAAACGAATTCTCAGAAATTACCCCCGCAAAAACGATAAATTCAATCTATGACAACATTGTCAATGTAAAAAAAATTGAACAACCTTATGCCTCGTTCGGAGGAAGACTGGCAGAAAAAGATACGGTTCTGTATCAACGGATAAGCGAAAGATTGCGTCATAAAAACAGAGCAATAACCTCATGGGATTATGAAAGAATTGTTCTGGAAGAATTTCCTGAAATTTTCAGGATAAAAGTACTCAATCATTACAGATACGACAAGCAGATTTCCAATACTTCTGCAGGTTTTGTAACCTTAATACCGATTGCTAAAACCTCCAATACGGAAAATATCAACTGGAAGCCAATGCTGAGCCTTAACAAGATGACTCTGATCAAAAAGCATCTTGCGAAAATGACTTCTCCGCATGTAAGGATCAATGTAAAGCCACCGAAATTGGAAAAAGTTGAGGTTCAGTTTAAAATAAAATTCCGTCATGCAGAAGGGATGGATACAAGATTATATATTTCAGAGCTTACGCATACCATTAACCGTTATCTCAGTCCGTGGGCGTATGACGATCATTCCGAAATCAATTTTGCCAACGATATAGAGTTTTCCGCTGTAATTCAATTAATTGACAATCAGTATTATGTGGATTACATTACAGATTTTAAAATCACCCAGTATGTTTTGGATGAAAACGGCAATACCACAGGAAGCCCTGTTCAGAATTTAAGTAAAATAACCCCTCAAACCGATTTTACCCTGTTTGTTCCCAGTGAATCTTATCCCATACAGGAAATCTAA
- a CDS encoding GPW/gp25 family protein, translated as MTEDSFLGVGWGFPPTFDKYTGTVETVSDEKDIQQSLQILLSTQLKERVMRSDFGCDLTAMVYESITVTLLTKIKGIIENAILLYEPRIDLTDIDFNSTDELSGIIHIEIIYQIRATNSRKNYVFPYYLEEGTYL; from the coding sequence ATGACAGAAGATTCATTTTTAGGTGTGGGATGGGGATTTCCGCCAACCTTTGATAAATATACAGGAACTGTTGAAACCGTATCTGATGAAAAAGATATTCAGCAGAGCTTACAGATTTTACTCTCAACACAGCTTAAAGAAAGAGTCATGAGATCCGATTTCGGATGCGATCTTACGGCAATGGTATACGAAAGCATCACCGTGACATTACTCACCAAAATAAAAGGAATTATAGAAAATGCCATTTTGTTGTACGAACCAAGAATAGATTTAACAGACATCGATTTTAACTCAACAGACGAACTTTCAGGCATTATACATATTGAAATTATTTACCAGATAAGAGCCACCAATTCCAGAAAAAACTATGTATTTCCATACTATCTGGAAGAAGGAACCTACCTGTAA
- a CDS encoding contractile injection system tape measure protein: protein MHLLTRNTFDIQCASSGFGKEVQNQLGTLLEKEFYPKLDYLFQQYDQETTVWNIDLLEINIENIEKKNWKEEIVRLSLLQIEEYLKLYKPLNIESHFQLTDDFPFNRESAGNSLISVEQQAAILVFCFLKTGILEQNTISKDLKTIFEHIHINEDFVNRLILLFRQNNQSIMRWIFSVPKNVKEKINEIVFDDFKISEILLEEVIRTKKVVDKNILNIAEKIKTVHQQSLWLEFLQWMNCMVSETKDQELYIRQFLMQSGEYWNISETEIKALLSYLIENKNNFKPETVHFHQSVIEKIENKDQSVNQKEPEKEPVRNDLNTNNFIENAGLVILHPFLKTLFEKSGLYENDSWKTELSVQKAVLLTQYLVTGKDEIQENELLLNKILCGYDTGKVINTQLEITDEEKELCKDLLEAVLEHWTVMGKSSVAALQETFLQRNARLEEIRENSFELWVEEKGFDILLDQLPWGIGMIKTPWMEEFLVCNW from the coding sequence ATGCATCTTCTCACCAGAAATACCTTCGATATACAATGTGCTTCTTCCGGTTTCGGAAAAGAGGTGCAAAATCAATTGGGCACATTACTGGAGAAAGAATTTTACCCGAAACTTGATTATTTATTCCAACAATACGATCAGGAAACAACGGTCTGGAATATTGATCTTCTGGAAATCAACATAGAAAACATTGAAAAAAAGAACTGGAAAGAAGAGATCGTTCGTCTGTCCTTATTGCAGATAGAAGAATATTTAAAGCTTTATAAACCTCTAAACATAGAAAGTCATTTTCAATTGACGGATGATTTTCCCTTTAACAGGGAATCTGCCGGAAACTCTTTGATTTCTGTAGAACAACAGGCTGCCATTTTAGTATTCTGCTTTCTGAAAACAGGAATTTTAGAACAAAACACCATTTCTAAAGACCTGAAAACTATTTTTGAGCACATTCATATCAATGAGGATTTTGTAAACCGTTTGATTCTGTTATTCCGGCAAAATAACCAAAGCATCATGCGATGGATATTTTCAGTTCCTAAAAATGTAAAAGAAAAAATAAATGAAATTGTTTTTGATGATTTTAAAATCTCTGAAATCCTTTTAGAAGAAGTGATCCGTACTAAAAAGGTGGTTGATAAAAACATTCTGAATATTGCTGAAAAAATAAAAACGGTTCATCAGCAATCACTCTGGCTGGAATTCCTGCAATGGATGAATTGTATGGTTTCAGAAACAAAAGATCAGGAATTATATATCCGTCAGTTTTTAATGCAATCCGGAGAATACTGGAATATTTCAGAGACCGAAATAAAAGCTCTACTCAGTTATCTTATAGAAAACAAAAATAATTTCAAACCCGAAACGGTTCATTTCCATCAGTCTGTTATTGAAAAAATAGAAAATAAAGATCAGTCTGTTAATCAGAAAGAACCGGAAAAGGAGCCTGTACGTAATGATCTGAATACAAATAACTTTATAGAAAACGCAGGACTTGTTATTTTACACCCTTTTTTGAAAACCCTTTTCGAAAAATCCGGTTTGTATGAGAATGATAGCTGGAAAACAGAACTCAGCGTACAGAAAGCTGTACTGTTGACCCAATATTTAGTCACAGGAAAAGACGAAATTCAGGAGAATGAACTTTTGCTTAATAAAATTCTCTGCGGTTATGACACAGGAAAAGTAATCAATACTCAGCTGGAAATTACGGATGAAGAGAAGGAATTGTGTAAAGATCTTTTAGAAGCGGTTTTGGAGCATTGGACTGTGATGGGTAAATCATCAGTAGCCGCTTTGCAGGAAACTTTTCTGCAAAGAAATGCACGTTTGGAAGAAATCCGGGAGAACAGTTTTGAGCTCTGGGTAGAAGAAAAAGGCTTTGATATTTTATTAGATCAGCTTCCGTGGGGAATCGGGATGATAAAAACACCCTGGATGGAAGAGTTTTTAGTGTGTAACTGGTAA
- a CDS encoding DUF5908 family protein encodes MAIEIKELRIKVNITEGNDDQLHAAKKMDPVKLQEMKSEIVRECTQKVLEKIKEKEER; translated from the coding sequence ATGGCAATCGAAATAAAGGAACTGAGGATAAAAGTGAACATCACCGAAGGAAATGATGATCAGCTTCATGCTGCTAAAAAGATGGATCCTGTAAAATTACAGGAAATGAAATCTGAAATAGTAAGAGAGTGTACCCAAAAAGTTTTAGAAAAAATTAAAGAAAAAGAAGAACGATGA
- a CDS encoding PAAR domain-containing protein — protein MGLAARSTDMHICPASDGPKPHVGGPILPGGNTTVIIGGLPAAVVGDSCTCAGPPDTLIKGSSSVLIAGKPAVRMGDSTAHGGQVILGCFTVLIGD, from the coding sequence ATGGGACTAGCAGCAAGAAGTACAGATATGCATATTTGCCCGGCTTCAGACGGACCAAAACCCCACGTGGGAGGCCCGATATTACCGGGAGGCAATACGACAGTAATAATCGGCGGTTTACCTGCCGCAGTGGTGGGTGATTCTTGCACCTGTGCAGGCCCGCCGGATACGCTTATAAAAGGATCGTCATCCGTATTAATTGCCGGAAAACCTGCCGTAAGAATGGGCGATTCCACGGCACACGGAGGACAGGTGATTCTCGGTTGCTTTACAGTACTTATAGGAGATTAA
- a CDS encoding phage tail protein produces the protein MPSNDPIVGFHFSVVFELMPQFSIDTKFQNVSGLKATIETESYTEGGQNRFKHNLPLRSGYQDLVLKRGLTSEMSGLSMWCSQAIENFIFHPANLVVSLLNENGIPVKVWYVSHAIPLSYEFSEFNAEENKIVVETITLKYNFFKEIPIPGF, from the coding sequence GTCGTATTTGAGCTGATGCCGCAATTCTCTATTGATACAAAATTCCAGAATGTAAGCGGTTTAAAGGCAACTATTGAAACGGAATCCTATACAGAAGGCGGGCAAAACAGGTTCAAGCATAATCTGCCGTTGCGTTCCGGTTATCAGGATCTTGTTTTAAAAAGAGGACTGACTTCCGAAATGTCCGGACTATCCATGTGGTGCAGCCAGGCCATAGAAAATTTTATTTTCCATCCGGCTAATCTGGTGGTGTCCTTATTAAATGAAAATGGAATTCCCGTAAAAGTCTGGTATGTATCTCATGCCATTCCGTTGAGCTACGAATTCAGTGAATTTAATGCAGAAGAAAATAAGATCGTTGTAGAAACCATTACCCTGAAGTATAATTTTTTCAAGGAAATTCCTATTCCGGGATTTTAA
- a CDS encoding phage baseplate assembly protein V: MLSLKPFFPSETLLKLEFLIDGKNVGLDSLLKDASINFELNKIPFAKFTFISNQLTTDNKEKLPTDALVRTSDDKPIEIEVKVSYEKKSVSFFKGIIKSLNKQNDNDQVVTKIECKDIGFKLALPAKVDENNKDKFSDKLKKYTSDAKLKLGSHFDGEYLNETITHNSATVAWDYLVGFLDSVGIMTALRNGEFNGIDLKKKPEKESYVAENGLNVFSFSGKKDPEKIKSSVTIETWDIESQAIKKFNSEQSGPKNEQTVKLNQSTYKPATLTRIADVIKEKSNIASVHGKVTTYGNLEAKAGDYIGFSKVNPDVDDQLFLITSEVHTIENGCWKTEYTYGFENEKSFTESTTGGINNSQAQVGQSNSINGLQIGIVTQIEEDPDNQFRVKVRIPILSEKGEGVWARLATLNASEDMGSFFIPNVNDEVIIGCLGNNPDTPVILGSLYSNKNKMPFPIEKENYIRGFVTKEGTKIMMDDEKKIVEISTKKGNKITISDDAKGITLEDENKNKIVMDDKGITIESSKDFNVKAKGNIQVEGMQNTIKSSAVMELKGSLIKLN; this comes from the coding sequence ATGTTATCTCTAAAGCCATTTTTTCCATCAGAAACCCTGTTAAAATTAGAATTTTTAATAGACGGGAAAAATGTGGGACTGGATAGTTTGCTGAAAGATGCATCCATTAATTTCGAACTGAACAAGATTCCTTTTGCAAAATTTACCTTTATTTCCAATCAGCTGACAACAGACAACAAAGAAAAACTGCCTACCGATGCTTTGGTGAGAACATCTGATGACAAACCTATAGAAATAGAAGTGAAAGTCTCCTATGAAAAAAAATCGGTTAGTTTTTTTAAGGGAATTATTAAATCACTCAATAAGCAAAATGATAATGACCAGGTAGTAACGAAAATAGAGTGCAAGGATATTGGATTCAAGCTGGCATTGCCCGCAAAAGTGGATGAAAATAATAAAGACAAATTTTCTGATAAGCTCAAAAAATATACTTCGGATGCGAAACTTAAACTCGGTTCTCATTTCGATGGAGAATATCTAAATGAAACCATTACCCACAATTCTGCAACCGTTGCATGGGATTATCTGGTAGGGTTTTTAGACTCGGTCGGTATTATGACGGCTTTACGCAACGGGGAATTCAACGGAATTGATCTTAAGAAAAAACCGGAAAAAGAATCCTATGTAGCTGAAAACGGGCTTAATGTATTCTCTTTCTCAGGCAAAAAAGATCCTGAAAAAATAAAATCATCCGTCACTATCGAAACATGGGACATTGAATCTCAGGCGATAAAAAAATTCAATTCCGAACAAAGCGGGCCGAAAAATGAACAAACCGTAAAGCTCAATCAATCCACTTACAAACCAGCAACTCTCACAAGGATTGCTGATGTGATCAAGGAAAAAAGCAATATTGCATCTGTTCACGGGAAAGTAACCACTTATGGTAACCTTGAAGCAAAGGCAGGAGATTATATCGGTTTCAGCAAAGTAAATCCGGATGTTGATGATCAGTTATTTCTCATTACTTCCGAAGTTCATACTATTGAAAACGGCTGCTGGAAAACCGAATATACCTATGGTTTTGAAAATGAAAAATCATTTACCGAAAGTACAACCGGTGGAATTAACAACAGCCAGGCCCAAGTGGGACAATCCAATTCCATTAACGGGCTCCAGATCGGGATTGTAACCCAGATTGAAGAAGATCCGGATAATCAGTTCCGGGTGAAAGTGAGAATTCCGATTTTATCTGAAAAAGGAGAAGGAGTCTGGGCAAGACTCGCTACACTGAATGCTTCAGAAGATATGGGAAGCTTTTTTATTCCGAATGTAAATGATGAGGTCATTATTGGCTGCTTGGGGAATAATCCCGATACACCGGTTATTTTGGGAAGCCTTTACAGCAACAAAAATAAAATGCCTTTTCCTATTGAGAAAGAAAACTATATCAGAGGTTTTGTAACCAAAGAAGGGACTAAAATCATGATGGATGATGAAAAAAAGATAGTTGAGATCAGTACCAAAAAAGGAAATAAAATTACCATCAGTGACGATGCAAAAGGCATCACGCTGGAAGATGAAAACAAAAATAAAATAGTGATGGACGATAAAGGAATCACTATTGAAAGCAGCAAGGATTTTAATGTGAAAGCCAAAGGGAATATCCAGGTTGAAGGAATGCAAAACACCATAAAATCCAGTGCAGTAATGGAATTAAAAGGATCATTAATAAAACTCAATTAA